In Pajaroellobacter abortibovis, the following are encoded in one genomic region:
- the recF gene encoding DNA replication/repair protein RecF (All proteins in this family for which functions are known are DNA-binding proteins that assist the filamentation of RecA onto DNA for the initiation of recombination or recombinational repair.) has protein sequence MNEGIDQAHPVNTGALLTKEVEIRSLRNLRSVNWEPAERFNILVGDNGQGKTSLLEGLYLLSTSRSFRGCKLAELVTHGEQIASIRGIYQKGGRDREQTVGIRKGVRVVRMEGKKPKNLAVYAMETPIVVFYPLSIQLSMGGGSERRKLLDRVGLYFSETVLDDLNSYQRALHARQRILQTRGIWEADIDGWERLIAVHGFSLFKTRTRAAESLALAAKKVFDRVGPSLFDLAFEYISNVPSDEQQYQGILREKRVSDVRRNTPEIGPHRDDVALHLNQTPVRGFASQGQHRTVALTLKLAEMAILRSLTGLNPIFLLDDVLSELDPSRVSALLSFLLENKGQVFLTTTDPDLRSSWSLLPHSCSARFLVREGTVRSL, from the coding sequence TTGAACGAGGGTATAGATCAAGCCCACCCTGTAAATACAGGGGCTCTTCTGACGAAAGAGGTAGAAATCCGCTCTCTTAGAAACCTTAGATCAGTTAATTGGGAGCCTGCCGAAAGGTTTAATATTCTTGTAGGAGATAATGGGCAAGGGAAGACCAGTCTGCTTGAAGGTCTCTATCTTCTTTCTACTTCTCGTAGTTTTCGTGGATGTAAATTGGCTGAACTGGTCACTCATGGAGAACAGATTGCAAGCATTCGAGGGATTTATCAAAAAGGGGGGCGAGATAGAGAACAGACAGTCGGAATCAGAAAAGGGGTTCGAGTTGTCCGGATGGAGGGGAAAAAACCGAAAAACCTTGCTGTCTATGCAATGGAGACTCCTATTGTTGTTTTTTATCCTTTGTCGATCCAGCTTTCGATGGGGGGGGGGAGTGAGAGGAGGAAGCTTCTCGATAGGGTTGGTCTCTATTTTTCAGAAACGGTCCTTGACGATTTGAACTCCTATCAACGAGCGCTTCATGCCCGTCAGCGTATTCTTCAGACGCGTGGAATTTGGGAAGCGGACATTGATGGCTGGGAGAGGTTGATCGCAGTGCATGGTTTTTCCCTTTTTAAAACGCGAACGAGAGCAGCAGAAAGTCTGGCTCTGGCTGCAAAAAAAGTCTTTGATCGCGTTGGTCCCTCCCTTTTTGATTTGGCGTTCGAGTACATAAGTAATGTTCCCAGTGACGAGCAGCAGTATCAGGGAATATTAAGAGAAAAGCGGGTCTCCGATGTGCGCCGCAATACTCCCGAAATAGGACCTCATAGAGATGATGTTGCGCTTCATCTTAATCAGACTCCCGTACGGGGTTTTGCTTCGCAGGGACAACATCGAACGGTAGCGCTAACTCTTAAGCTAGCTGAGATGGCTATCTTGCGTTCCTTGACAGGCCTCAATCCTATTTTTTTACTCGATGATGTGTTGAGCGAGCTCGACCCTTCTCGCGTGAGCGCCCTGCTTTCTTTTCTTCTTGAAAACAAGGGGCAAGTTTTCTTAACAACAACTGACCCGGATTTGCGGAGCAGTTGGTCTCTTCTTCCTCATTCGTGTTCTGCACGATTTTTGGTTCGAGAGGGGACAGTTCGATCTCTTTAA
- the dnaN gene encoding DNA polymerase III subunit beta: MEFTVSKRELLRLMARMHGVAERKSTMTILSNVFVLAREGNVHLSATDLYLGVTGRTAAEVTKEGKLAVSARDFLERIKMMPEGPLQILTQDHSALVIKGSGTARRYTLRGIPGDDFPRLPSPSEGAEALTIGAQLFGELISKTYFSASVDETRAHLNSALFEWENDTVRMVSTDGHRLSKMEMKVGKQTASARARMLIPLKALHELRRLCEDVSAGVFQKEGSKSDQKGLISIMQSQSNAFFEGSGVCFSVKLVDAQFPPYTQVIPKTSSKKFVIRRATFAEALRAVSIAAGERIAGVKLVLNAGTVRILSESPEGGDGLDELPIEYGGPSITVGFNAKYFLDVLTAMNEEEVEVLLNGELDPALIQPVGDKDCVFVIMPMRV; encoded by the coding sequence ATGGAATTTACAGTCAGTAAACGAGAACTTCTTAGGCTCATGGCAAGGATGCATGGAGTTGCTGAGCGGAAAAGTACAATGACTATCCTTTCCAATGTTTTCGTCCTTGCTCGCGAAGGGAATGTTCACTTATCTGCTACAGATCTTTATTTGGGTGTAACGGGAAGGACCGCTGCTGAAGTTACAAAAGAAGGGAAATTGGCTGTTTCAGCACGCGACTTTTTAGAGCGTATTAAAATGATGCCAGAAGGTCCTCTTCAGATCCTGACGCAAGATCATTCAGCGCTGGTTATCAAAGGCTCAGGAACAGCGAGACGCTATACACTGCGCGGAATACCAGGGGATGATTTTCCTCGCCTTCCCAGCCCTTCTGAGGGGGCTGAAGCGCTCACGATAGGAGCGCAGCTTTTTGGAGAGCTAATCAGCAAAACCTATTTTTCAGCTTCTGTTGATGAAACGAGAGCTCACCTCAATTCCGCTCTTTTTGAGTGGGAAAATGATACCGTTCGTATGGTATCTACAGATGGTCATCGGCTTTCCAAGATGGAAATGAAAGTTGGGAAACAGACGGCTTCAGCGAGAGCGAGAATGTTAATCCCTCTTAAAGCTCTCCATGAGCTTCGACGTCTTTGTGAAGACGTTAGTGCGGGGGTTTTCCAAAAAGAGGGCTCTAAATCAGATCAGAAAGGCCTTATTTCCATTATGCAGAGCCAATCTAATGCTTTTTTTGAGGGGTCTGGAGTCTGTTTTAGCGTCAAGTTGGTTGATGCCCAATTTCCTCCTTACACTCAAGTGATCCCAAAGACATCCAGCAAAAAGTTCGTTATCCGGCGTGCCACATTTGCAGAAGCTCTTCGAGCTGTTTCTATTGCAGCAGGCGAGCGAATTGCTGGCGTCAAGTTGGTTTTAAACGCCGGTACCGTCCGAATTCTCAGTGAGTCACCGGAAGGTGGAGATGGCCTCGATGAGCTCCCAATTGAATATGGAGGTCCTTCTATTACAGTTGGTTTCAATGCGAAGTACTTTCTCGATGTGCTTACAGCGATGAATGAGGAAGAAGTTGAAGTTCTTTTGAACGGGGAGCTGGATCCTGCTCTTATTCAACCTGTTGGTGATAAAGATTGTGTTTTTGTAATCATGCCTATGCGCGTTTGA